The nucleotide sequence TAATAATTTTCCACCAGTAGGTTTCATTAAACCTTTAATTGCTGAAACACCATCGTCGATAGctctttcaatatcatccaaattattttgtGTAGCACCTCTCAAGATAATGGTAGCAGTTCTTGAGATTTCGTCTGAGTCTTGCTTGAAAACAGTAACTCTGTCACCACCAATTTCTACAGTCTTCACCGTGTCTACTAGACCCAATTCTTCAGGAGTTGGTGCCCCAAGTCTAGGTAATGGAGTAGCACCACAAACACGACATATTCTTCtcaattcaaatttacTTGGTACCTTCAAAACTAAGATCCCATATCTGTTCAAATAATGCAGAGCTAACTCACCAACACCAGCACCTGCAACAATACACTTCACACCCATATCAGCAATTTCCTTCATCATTGCatcaatttgtttttcttcacCTCTTGAGAAGTCTAGCATTTCTTGTGCATTATGTAACAAAACAGTTCCTTTTGTTTCTGTATTGGCAATATCAATTGGACAAACAAAAACAGCAACTTTATGTCTTTCACCATCAGTTAAAGATTTAATATGACCTTCTGGTTCACGATTGAATACCATACCTTTGATAACGGAAGAATTGCTCAAAGAACCACCCATAATTTTAACCACTCTAATGGAATCAACATTAAAATAAGGCGTCTTGCCATCTGATTGTTTTGAAGTTGGAATAACATGAGATACTGCTTCTGCAACCAAACCActcaataaatcttcaaaacCATATTGTTTGGAAGCAATGACAGgcttaataattttaattaattcattcttATCACTCTTGtcaacaatttcatcaacGACTAATTTGTCTAACTCATTCAAAGTGAAATTCTTAGCCATATTATACCCTTGAATTATTTCCACCGCAGATAAACCCAACGCAAGTAGCTTCTCACTTACATTCAATAACTCACCTGCAAGAATCATAACTAAATTGGTACCGTCACCCAAgtcaattttttgttgttctGTCGCCATCACGAGAACTTTGACGGCTGGATGAACGATATCCAATTCTCTCAACATAGTGGCTGCATCattagtaataataatcttaCCCAAATGATTCACGATAATCTTATTACGACCACATGGACCCATGGAAGTAAGGCACATTTGATGTAACTCGCGAACTGCTGCAATGGACTTGTTAATTTGACCATCTGCATTGGAATAACTGTTATAGCCTTGTTTAAAAAGGCCAGCGTTTGGGTTCTGTGGTAGTTTCAAAGACATCGTTTGTCTAATGGCTATATCTGGTTCTCTTGCAATGGAATTGACAGAAAGCTGAAGAGGATAAAGTTGCCACTGTAATTTCTATAGAGATTTCATGATTTAGTTcagatgaaaaattattgaaaaggtGCTTAGGTCACATGGCATACTAGGTTTCGGGTGGTTGAGTggtttatttttaaaactCAATAATTGCTTCAGTAGCTCAGTCGGCAGAGCGTCAGTCTCATAATCTGAAGGTCGAGAGTTCGAACCTCCCCTGGAGCAATTTTTTGGAAGACATGTcgtatttttttttatggCAGCGAGACTTGCTGTTACGTTACTGAACTTATTATTGGTAATGATGAATACTACAAGAGAGCGACGTTACGCTTCAGGGTAGAATAATTGCAAGCTGCAACACATTATTATATGGAGTCATGATCTCTAGTTCAATTGACTATGATCCATTTGAAGACATCACATCTATTTTTTCTACCAAGGAAGCCCTTGACGATATAGATAAACTAATAGCGACAACCAGAAACTTCAAACTGCatttacaagaaaaattattggtAGCATCCaaagaaatagaaaaaGGAACAGACCCTGAACATTCTGAAAATACTGTTTCCACAGACGTAATTGAGAAAGtctttaaagatttttcCGAAACACAAGATATATCGTCTCAAACTGAGGCAACAATATCCAACTTGACGGAACGTATATCACATCTAGATAATGCAAAGAGTAACATCACTCAATGTTTAACGCTCTTCCAGAACCTGA is from Naumovozyma castellii chromosome 6, complete genome and encodes:
- the CCT8 gene encoding chaperonin-containing T-complex subunit CCT8 (ancestral locus Anc_5.246); the protein is MSLKLPQNPNAGLFKQGYNSYSNADGQINKSIAAVRELHQMCLTSMGPCGRNKIIVNHLGKIIITNDAATMLRELDIVHPAVKVLVMATEQQKIDLGDGTNLVMILAGELLNVSEKLLALGLSAVEIIQGYNMAKNFTLNELDKLVVDEIVDKSDKNELIKIIKPVIASKQYGFEDLLSGLVAEAVSHVIPTSKQSDGKTPYFNVDSIRVVKIMGGSLSNSSVIKGMVFNREPEGHIKSLTDGERHKVAVFVCPIDIANTETKGTVLLHNAQEMLDFSRGEEKQIDAMMKEIADMGVKCIVAGAGVGELALHYLNRYGILVLKVPSKFELRRICRVCGATPLPRLGAPTPEELGLVDTVKTVEIGGDRVTVFKQDSDEISRTATIILRGATQNNLDDIERAIDDGVSAIKGLMKPTGGKLLPGAGATEIELVSRINKFGEKTPGLLQLAIKQFALAFEVVPRTLAETAGLDVNEVLPNLYAAHTMTEDEANEPAASNDCLFKGIDTSGETEEGVKDIREDSVYDMLATKRFAINVATEAATTVLSIDQIIMAKKAGGPAPPPQGPRPGNWDQDD